One Manis pentadactyla isolate mManPen7 unplaced genomic scaffold, mManPen7.hap1 scaffold_354, whole genome shotgun sequence genomic region harbors:
- the LOC118919392 gene encoding carbonyl reductase [NADPH] 1-like, producing MSSYSRVALVTGANRGIGLAIVRSLCQQFSGDVVLTALDAAQGHAAVQQLQAEGLSPRFHLLDICNRQSIRALRDFLLKEYGGLDVLVNNAGICFNDDPTRLHFQAQMAMKTNFFGTRDVCTELLPLVRPQGRVVTLSSTLSLVALKRCSPELQQKFTSETITEEELVGLMNKFVEDTKNGVHLKEGWPSMKLVPYAVSKVGLTVLSRIQARKLSEQSKGDKILLNSCCPGWVRTDMGGPEALKSPEEGAETPVYLALLPSKAEGPHGEFVLEKKVVQWEPGVELPTWLQLYGEL from the exons ATGTCATCCTACAGCCGAGTGGCGCTGGTCACTGGGGCCAACAGGGGCATTGGCTTGGCCATCGTGCGCAGCCTGTGCCAGCAGTTCTCGGGGGACGTGGTGCTCACGGCGCTGGACGCAGCACAGGGTCATGCGGCTGTGCAGCAGCTGCAGGCGGAGGGCCTGAGCCCGCGCTTCCACCTGCTGGACATCTGCAACCGGCAGAGCATCCGGGCCCTGCGGGACTTCCTGCTCAAGGAGTACGGGGGCCTCGACGTGCTGGTCAACAATGCGGGGATCTGCTTCAATG ATGATCCCACAAGATTGCATTTTCAAGCACAAATGGCAATGAAAACCAACTTTTTTGGTACCCGAGATGTCTGCACGGAGCTGCTGCCTCTAGTGAGACCCCAAG GCAGAGTGGTGACTCTCTCTAGCACACTGAGCTTGGTAGCTCTTAAACGCTGCAGCCCGGAACTGCAGCAGAAGTTTACAAGTGAGACCATCacagaggaggagctggtgggGCTCATGAACAAGTTCGTGGAAGATACAAAGAATGGAGTGCACTTGAAGGAGGGCTGGCCTTCTATGAAATTGGTTCCCTATGCAGTGTCAAAGGTCGGCCTCACAGTCCTGTCCAGAATCCAGGCCCGGAAACTGAGTGAGCAGAGCAAAGGGGACAAGATACTCCTGAATTCCTGCTGTCCCGGATGGGTCAGAACCGACATGGGGGGACCAGAGGCCTTgaaaagcccagaggaaggagcagaGACCCCCGTGTACTTGGCCCTTTTGCCATCAAAAGCTGAAGGCCCTCATGGAGAGTTTGTTTTGGAGAAGAAGGTTGTACAATGGGAACCTGGTGTAGAGCTGCCTACATGGCTGCAATTATATGGAGAGCTGTGA